A stretch of Desulfatirhabdium butyrativorans DSM 18734 DNA encodes these proteins:
- the cbiD gene encoding cobalt-precorrin-5B (C(1))-methyltransferase CbiD gives MPSCAETGSPAENSRRKRLRSGFTTGAAAAASAGAALRLLLYRQAPSTVTVRMLSGEDISIAIHRSGLLGDTAWATVIKDAGDDPDVTNGAEIGARVRMAGLPAPDGDPGRIQQPEIVIDGAEGVGRVTLPGLETPPGHPAINPGPARMIRETVLNALGNREAGRVQVSVFVPEGERLARKTLNARLGIVGGISILGTTGWVRPMSHEAFTASIDAALSVAHASGCSRVVLSTGRRSERSAQALLAMLSPVSFVQIGDYFHHSLRTAARKGFAEITLAVFFGKALKMALNIPHTHARNAEMTLAPLARWTVEWSGDAALADAVGRANTAREALGLLWPDHPQVIEAVGRRMIENARAVTGDGRTQISAILFNFDGSPIFQG, from the coding sequence ATGCCATCCTGTGCTGAAACCGGCTCCCCGGCGGAAAACTCCCGGCGGAAAAGACTTCGATCCGGCTTCACCACAGGAGCCGCAGCGGCTGCCTCCGCAGGAGCGGCACTCCGGCTGCTGCTGTACAGGCAGGCGCCTTCCACAGTAACCGTCCGGATGCTCAGCGGTGAAGACATATCGATTGCCATTCACCGCTCCGGCCTGCTGGGCGATACGGCATGGGCCACGGTCATCAAGGATGCCGGAGATGATCCCGATGTGACCAATGGCGCGGAAATCGGGGCGCGGGTGCGCATGGCCGGGTTGCCAGCACCGGATGGCGATCCGGGCCGGATTCAGCAGCCGGAAATCGTGATCGATGGCGCGGAAGGGGTCGGAAGGGTCACCCTGCCGGGACTGGAAACGCCGCCAGGTCATCCGGCCATCAACCCGGGTCCGGCGCGGATGATCCGGGAAACGGTTTTGAATGCGCTCGGGAACCGCGAAGCTGGTCGCGTGCAGGTATCGGTTTTCGTTCCGGAAGGCGAGCGGCTTGCCCGCAAAACGCTCAATGCCCGGCTTGGCATCGTGGGCGGCATATCGATTCTGGGTACCACCGGCTGGGTGCGTCCCATGAGCCATGAGGCGTTCACGGCTTCCATCGATGCGGCGCTGTCCGTGGCCCATGCTTCCGGCTGTTCCCGCGTGGTGCTTTCGACCGGCAGAAGAAGCGAGCGGTCAGCCCAGGCATTGCTGGCAATGCTTTCACCGGTCAGCTTCGTCCAGATCGGCGATTATTTTCACCATTCCCTGCGAACTGCCGCAAGGAAAGGGTTTGCGGAAATCACACTGGCCGTCTTTTTCGGGAAAGCCTTGAAAATGGCGTTGAACATTCCCCATACCCATGCACGGAACGCCGAGATGACGCTGGCACCCCTTGCCCGGTGGACCGTAGAATGGAGCGGGGATGCCGCCCTTGCCGATGCGGTGGGAAGGGCAAATACGGCCAGGGAGGCGCTGGGCCTGCTGTGGCCGGATCATCCGCAGGTCATCGAGGCAGTCGGCAGGCGCATGATTGAAAACGCACGGGCAGTTACCGGTGATGGCCGGACGCAAATTTCGGCCATCCTCTTCAATTTTGACGGCAGCCCCATTTTTCAGGGGTAA
- the cobI gene encoding precorrin-2 C(20)-methyltransferase, which translates to MNQPSGTLYGIGVGPGDPELIPVKSTRILQAVDVVFAAASTKNDYSLAVSIARPYIPEATPIRMLRFPMSTRAEETHGAWRCNAQCILNELDQGKDAAFLTLGDSMTYSTYGYVLRQIGSMRPDAHVVTIPGITSYQAAAAAMNTPLVEGEESMLLVSGAQGGDRLRQFGMKPDTVVFLKAYRNVGDIHAAIEESHAYDRCVGISNCGMPDQHIETDIRQYLDRKPDYWTLIIAKRNRERW; encoded by the coding sequence ATGAACCAACCTTCTGGCACCCTCTATGGTATCGGTGTCGGGCCGGGCGATCCGGAACTCATTCCGGTCAAATCCACCCGAATCCTGCAGGCGGTGGACGTCGTTTTTGCTGCGGCCTCCACCAAAAACGATTATAGCCTGGCCGTCTCCATCGCAAGGCCCTACATTCCGGAAGCAACTCCGATCCGGATGCTGCGTTTCCCCATGTCGACCCGGGCGGAGGAAACGCACGGGGCCTGGCGCTGCAATGCGCAGTGCATTCTGAATGAGCTCGATCAGGGAAAGGATGCGGCTTTCCTGACGCTCGGCGATTCCATGACCTATTCCACGTATGGGTACGTGTTGCGGCAGATCGGTTCGATGCGTCCGGATGCGCATGTCGTGACCATTCCCGGCATCACCTCCTACCAGGCTGCCGCAGCCGCCATGAATACACCGCTTGTCGAGGGAGAAGAATCCATGCTCCTGGTTTCCGGGGCCCAAGGCGGCGATCGTCTGCGTCAATTCGGGATGAAACCGGACACGGTGGTGTTCTTGAAGGCCTATCGCAATGTGGGTGACATTCATGCAGCCATTGAGGAGAGCCATGCGTATGACCGGTGTGTCGGCATCAGCAACTGCGGGATGCCCGATCAGCACATCGAAACCGATATCCGGCAGTATCTCGACCGGAAGCCCGACTATTGGACATTGATCATCGCCAAACGGAATCGGGAGCGATGGTAA
- a CDS encoding precorrin-8X methylmutase, producing MTPEDIEALSFEIINAEAGAHPFVHDQWQIVRRMIHTTADFEWIQTVRFHPKAIAAGIEAIRSGKPIVTDTRMAASGINRSRLSDFGVDIHCLIDDPQVIERAKESGTTRSMAAIDQAVSRFPEGIFVIGNAPTALLRLIGHIRTKSVAPALVIGLPVGFVQAAESKAELLKLDLPFISNVGRKGGSAVAASVVNALSLLAQPIAARNCAGCNNPAKAFS from the coding sequence ATGACTCCAGAAGACATCGAAGCCCTGAGCTTTGAAATCATCAACGCCGAAGCGGGCGCGCACCCTTTCGTGCACGACCAGTGGCAAATTGTCCGGCGCATGATCCATACAACGGCGGATTTCGAATGGATTCAAACCGTCCGGTTTCATCCGAAAGCCATCGCGGCGGGGATAGAGGCAATCCGATCCGGGAAGCCGATCGTCACCGACACCCGGATGGCTGCATCGGGCATCAACCGCTCCCGCCTGTCGGATTTCGGCGTGGATATCCATTGTCTCATTGACGATCCGCAGGTGATCGAACGCGCCAAGGAATCCGGAACGACACGGAGCATGGCGGCCATCGATCAGGCCGTTTCGCGGTTTCCGGAAGGGATTTTCGTGATCGGAAACGCACCGACTGCCCTGCTTCGTCTGATCGGGCACATCCGGACCAAAAGCGTCGCACCGGCGCTGGTGATCGGGCTTCCGGTCGGTTTTGTCCAGGCCGCGGAAAGCAAGGCGGAGCTGCTGAAGCTTGATCTGCCGTTCATTAGCAATGTCGGCAGGAAAGGGGGATCGGCCGTGGCGGCAAGTGTTGTCAACGCGCTTTCGCTGCTGGCCCAGCCGATCGCCGCGCGCAATTGCGCCGGGTGCAACAACCCGGCAAAGGCATTTTCATGA
- a CDS encoding cobyrinate a,c-diamide synthase, whose protein sequence is MPRSNCRHGRCPIKAICIAGVHSGVGKTTVTLGLMACLRRRGLAIAGFKVGPDFIDPGHHGRILGAASLNLDGWMLDRGANRERFFRHARNADIAVVEGVMGLYDGYDGRTEAGSTAQIAKWLGIPVLLVADARHMARSAAALVLGFQRFDPMVNFAGVVFNHLGSERHLAYLREALEAAGVLPCLGGILRAETIGIPERHLGLLTAEEYGHQNGQMDRIADAIEAAIDIDGLLEKLPEIPLDRPEPIPEWSGERVRIAVARDEAFCFYYPDNLELLERFGATIVFFSPMEAETLPEGIGGLYLGGGYPEMFGERLSRNESLRDAVYRASLGGMPIYAECGGFMYLCREIIDLEGRVHPMCGCFSASVRMLGRLKALGYREIRMAENTCIGKPGTVIRGHEFHYSELMSEPDAMQAYRIADRSGMMQRTEGYQIRHTLGSYMHLMFASNPDVARHFVECAAGWAGRQPGESQNPVP, encoded by the coding sequence ATGCCACGTTCCAATTGCCGGCATGGGAGGTGCCCCATTAAGGCGATCTGCATCGCTGGCGTTCACAGCGGCGTCGGAAAGACCACCGTGACCCTGGGGCTGATGGCCTGCCTCAGGCGAAGAGGGCTTGCCATTGCCGGATTCAAGGTCGGCCCGGATTTCATCGATCCGGGGCATCACGGCCGGATTCTGGGGGCCGCTTCGCTGAACCTGGACGGCTGGATGCTGGACCGGGGCGCCAACCGGGAGCGTTTTTTCCGCCATGCCCGAAACGCGGATATCGCCGTTGTGGAAGGCGTCATGGGCCTCTATGACGGATACGACGGACGGACGGAGGCCGGCTCCACGGCGCAAATCGCCAAATGGCTCGGCATTCCGGTGCTCCTGGTGGCAGATGCCCGGCACATGGCCAGAAGCGCTGCAGCCCTCGTGCTGGGGTTTCAGCGCTTCGATCCGATGGTGAACTTTGCAGGAGTCGTATTCAATCATCTGGGAAGCGAGCGCCATCTGGCCTATCTTCGGGAAGCACTGGAGGCAGCCGGGGTCCTGCCCTGCCTGGGTGGTATCCTTCGGGCGGAAACCATCGGCATTCCGGAACGGCACCTCGGCCTGCTCACGGCAGAGGAGTATGGTCATCAGAACGGGCAGATGGATCGGATCGCCGATGCCATTGAAGCCGCAATCGATATCGATGGCCTGCTGGAAAAACTTCCTGAAATTCCACTGGACAGGCCCGAGCCGATCCCGGAATGGTCGGGGGAGCGGGTGCGGATCGCCGTGGCGCGCGATGAAGCTTTCTGTTTCTATTATCCCGACAACCTGGAACTGCTGGAGCGTTTCGGCGCAACGATCGTGTTTTTTTCGCCGATGGAGGCGGAGACGCTTCCGGAAGGAATCGGCGGCCTCTATCTCGGCGGCGGATATCCGGAGATGTTCGGGGAGCGGCTTTCACGGAACGAAAGCCTGCGGGATGCCGTTTACCGGGCGAGCCTCGGCGGCATGCCCATTTATGCCGAATGTGGCGGATTCATGTATTTGTGCCGGGAAATCATCGATCTTGAAGGGCGTGTCCATCCGATGTGCGGATGTTTCTCGGCATCGGTCCGCATGCTGGGGCGGCTCAAAGCCCTGGGTTACCGGGAGATCCGCATGGCGGAAAACACCTGTATTGGAAAACCGGGGACCGTGATCCGGGGGCATGAATTCCATTATTCCGAGCTGATGTCTGAGCCGGATGCGATGCAGGCTTACCGGATCGCGGATCGCAGCGGCATGATGCAGCGGACCGAAGGCTATCAGATCCGCCATACGCTGGGAAGTTACATGCATTTGATGTTTGCCAGCAACCCGGATGTGGCCCGTCATTTTGTCGAATGCGCTGCCGGATGGGCAGGGCGACAGCCCGGCGAAAGCCAAAATCCAGTTCCATGA
- a CDS encoding ABC transporter substrate-binding protein, protein MKIPMDGVSCRMAIACALLCGLLWTSAVAEESNAVYPVSATDDSGRQIAISRPFRRIISLYGAHTENLFAIGCAGQIIGVSPNEAYPPEATQKPVFSYHDDLEKFLAAKPDLVLIRPMIERGYGRLVSGLEKAGIVVVSLQPTTPDELRQYWALLGVLTGRVREARALTTYFFDNVERFRQAAGTIRQRKRVYFEAIHGRMKTFSPNSMPIFVLETVGGVNVAPDAEVVKESQIAYYGKERILAKADQIDVFLAQTGVMNAATVDTIRNEPGFNAIDAVKNGRIYLVDEMLVSRPGPRLLTGMLTIGRMLYPERYATFQLPAWEVPH, encoded by the coding sequence ATGAAAATTCCGATGGATGGAGTGAGCTGCCGGATGGCGATCGCTTGTGCGCTGCTGTGCGGCCTCCTGTGGACATCGGCCGTGGCCGAAGAGTCGAATGCCGTCTACCCGGTTTCTGCGACCGACGATTCCGGCAGGCAAATCGCCATTTCCCGCCCATTTCGGCGGATCATTTCGCTTTATGGCGCACATACGGAAAATCTGTTCGCCATCGGATGCGCGGGGCAGATCATCGGGGTATCCCCGAACGAAGCCTATCCGCCGGAGGCTACGCAAAAACCGGTGTTTTCCTACCATGACGATCTGGAAAAATTCCTGGCGGCAAAGCCCGATCTGGTGCTGATCCGGCCCATGATCGAGCGGGGATACGGGAGACTGGTCAGCGGACTTGAAAAAGCAGGAATTGTCGTCGTATCCCTTCAGCCGACCACGCCCGACGAGCTTCGGCAGTACTGGGCGCTTCTGGGTGTTCTGACCGGAAGGGTGCGCGAGGCCCGGGCGCTGACAACCTATTTTTTCGACAATGTCGAGCGGTTCCGACAGGCGGCAGGAACGATCCGGCAGCGCAAGCGGGTGTATTTCGAAGCAATCCACGGCCGGATGAAGACGTTTTCGCCAAACTCCATGCCGATCTTCGTTCTGGAAACCGTCGGCGGCGTCAATGTGGCTCCCGATGCCGAAGTGGTGAAGGAAAGCCAGATCGCCTATTACGGCAAGGAACGCATTCTCGCCAAGGCCGATCAGATCGATGTGTTTCTGGCTCAAACCGGCGTGATGAACGCGGCGACAGTCGATACGATCCGGAACGAGCCGGGATTCAATGCCATCGATGCCGTGAAAAACGGCCGGATATACCTCGTCGATGAAATGCTCGTCTCCAGACCCGGACCCCGGCTGCTCACCGGCATGCTCACCATCGGACGGATGCTGTACCCCGAACGGTATGCCACGTTCCAATTGCCGGCATGGGAGGTGCCCCATTAA